The window AGCtgcttgatgatgtcattgctgAATCATGATGTCATTTAGGAGTCCGCAAGTACGGCAAAGACTTCCAGGCCATCGCCGACGTCATCGGCAACAAGACGCTGGGACAAGTGAAGAATTTTTTCATCAACTACCGACGGCGCTTCAACCTGGAGGAAGTGCTTCAGGAGTGGGAGGCGGAGCAAGGGGATGGGGGCAACGCCTCCGGGGAGGAGTCCAAAAACGCCTCCGCCACGCCTTCGGCGAGGAGCACcgacgaggaggacgaggaggtaAATTTGGACGTTCATCCAATCCTTCGCGTGAAGGATTTAGCGCCGTCAAGTTGGTCTCCGCTGACGTTCAACGCTCACGCCGACAACATGGCCGCAACGGCAAACCGCATTCTTTACAAACATTGGGGAGGGGACAGTTTGGCATTCGTGGACGGAGGGTATCATCACAATCAGATGTAttaacaaatatacattttgccAAAAGTATACAATACAGGATTTCAAACATCTGTAAAATGATATTAGACAACAcaggcggcgtacgtccaaataaagatTCTTCAGAATgaattcaactggaaatgatttttgaagaaGGAATCTCATAGTTATTAACAACCAAATCAATAATagagagcaaacttgtcatgacagtcgggttCCTTTTAATGTCTGTTTTTGTCCCGGCTTATCGGTGGCCGGTATCGGTACCCTTAGTGAGTAATCGAGCCTTTTCGAGTGTATTGCTCCGATACCGATAGCAAGTCTGGGCACGGACTCGCAGTCAGCAAAAAAGTTGACCTCCAACCTGCTGTCGTGGTCATGGTGGGCGCGTGCAAGTTCGTTGTGGTCGGGTTGCCGCTCGTCACATTTCCGCCCCCAagttgatgacatcatcctggtttgtttttgttcaaaggGTCAGGTTGCGTCGGGGGCGTCGCCCATCAGCGCTGCCGCGTCCTCGTCTCAGACGGCCGTGACGTCGGGCCACGCCTCCTCCCTCCACCAGCCGCCTCCGCTCCTGCGCCCCTCGCTGCCGGCCACGCCCTCCCTGCATCGCCAGCCGCCGCCCCTCCAGCAGCAGCCCCGTCCCTCCCTGCAGCAGCCCCACCCGACCTCGCAGCAGTCGCGCCCCGCCTTGCAGCAGCCGCCACCCCTCATCCGGCCCTCCAACGCCCCGCCCCCTCGCCTCAACCCCCGCCCGTCCGGCCCCGCCGGCCAGCAGGCGTCGGCCGCCGCTCTCCACCAATCGGACGCCGCCTCGTCTTCCTCCTTCCACTGACGCGCGCTGACAAGAAGCCGGCCCATAAAATGGCGCCCAACCACACCCTGGAACTTTGCTAGTGCGCTGGAAGGCGGCATCCACACAACCAagatgactgtgtgtgtgtgtgtgtgtgactcacatgtatttatgtgtgtgtgtgtgtgtgtgtgtgtgtgtgtgtgtgtgtgtgtgtgtcgctccaaagtttgtgaaccctgcaggcgcCCGTTGATTGAGGAAAACTAATTTGCATGCTTGCAAAAGTGTGCGAAGTTGCGACTTGGTGGGACATCAtcgcacctccttttgcaaaaACACTTTGGTTAGTGACTTGTCAGTCTTTCGCACGGACTTTGCCGCTTTGCCAATTGAGAGAGGTCGGAGGGCGTCCAGCATCAagtgcccgcttcaggtcccgccacagtatttggAAAGAAGTCCGGATTTGAAGCGGCCACAGACGTGACGTGCTTTTGTCTgggtttcagtcagtgatgcgcaatttcttctttcttctcaacctctcatttcatttgGTCCATTTCAGCGGTTCCTTTAGCTCCCAATTTGTCCGACCTGATCcgacttgactgcttgttttaagcaatgcggctcagggttcacttacttttgcacccaagtgaattgaccaaaaaggctttttcatttagtttggactacacaattgattttttttttttttaaagaacaatgCATGGAAAACCTGTTTTTCATATCAAATGTAacggttcagattgaacaacaaaatcaggtcgAAACCATtgcaaagtccaaattgctcaagaggttcacacaCTTTTGAGcagtactgtgtgtgtgtgtgtgtgttttttttgtatgaaaggtTGCTTTTGGAAATGCCGGCGTGAGGTCGGTTGGCGAATTGAACGTGCTGCTgtccataaaacaaaacaaaaagtctgaCAATTTGTTCAGCCAATCACTGATTGATGACTCGTTTGATCCACAATAGACGTTTGTTGACATATTCGTGCTGGCACACGTTTATTGTGCCATTGGTTAAGCAAACTATTGAATTACTTGGCAGCACTattatacgtgtgtgtgtatataatacacacacacaatttgtaTGAATGTTTGGTGAAGCAAGTTTGAATTTGTGCGTTTGTGGTGTTTCCATCTTGTTTGTTGTATTTCTATAATGCTTGTGGGATGTTGAGCCAATTGGTGGTTACCACGTGATCCATTTcaatttattaaaacatttcatcAGCACTTTGTAACCAGTCTGAGGGATTGTGATTGTCATGCGAGAGCTGCTTTTCAACAAACGGACTCGCAACTCATCTGCAGACTTTGTTTTGCTCCTCAAAGTCAACCAAAAGTGTTGCTGGCGCTGCTTTCCTTAACACGTAGCACAAATGAGgatttagttttcgttgattatggcggcacttTTAGACAAAGGCGCTATTGTTGTCCCTTTTAATTCCCCTTGAAAGAacaacatttcccatgaggccaaGCGCATAACATTGTGAAATCCGGACGTCCAAGAGCGTCCGCAGTCGGACTGAACGACATTATTTCCAGTGGCTATTTTCTATTCTTTATACAGCACTGTAATGTTTCTCAAGTATGTTAACAGCAGACTGTGGTTGTGATCTTaccttattttttcttttcctttcaaaCGGCTGCGCTCGCCCCCTCCATCCCTTCCCGCGATGCATTCACAAGCGTTCGTAAACAAGAAATAAAGCTACTTTTGAGTGTTTGCGTGGCTGGTCGGGTCGGTGTGGAAAAGCGAACTATCAAGCTGATGGCTATTTATTGCTACCACGCAATTTTCCAACCGCTAACATTagcatcattatttttgttttgagcaTGGAAAGCTACTACTAAAAAGAGCAGAGTTCCCACAAAGGCAGCGTCGTTTGGAAATCTCCCGTCTTCCGCCTCACCAGCGACTGAAATCATGTAGTGTGCTTTTTATCCAGGTAGGCTTTTTATCATCGTTATTATATTCGCCTCAGACAAAAATCTTTGTTTATTGGGGTGTTTTGGGTTTTGCTTCTGCATGATAACAGTAATCGCGCGTAGACGTTTGACTCGACTTCCGCCCGGAACACTGGGAACACGAcgtatgccgtaaagcagtctGCGCGTTTGTAGttcttttgtgtgtggcagAGTTCACACCCTCCACTTCAAAGTTGTTTGGTGCCAGTAAAAACGATATaaaccccctcaggccatgacaaaggtttcatgaatctagctgtaagtcaatgtttcatcagcaaaattatgaaaatatgaattaaaggtTCAAATCATATTTAGCGTTGCTTTAAGcgcttttcacactgcactcagtAGCAGTTCTTCCCTTCTCATTGGCTGACGGAGGTGACTCAACAGGCCAGGCCTGCCTGCCTTTTACAGGCGCATACACATTCCGCGTCACACGTACTACGGTGCATCTGGGATGTTTCCAATTGATCTTGCAATGACCCAATCAGGCCGTAGAAGAAATCAATCGAGCAAATGAATGTTGGCCACATTTGGTCCAACGTACTCGTAAGTTCCACGATAGCCCAGAGATGACTGCGCTTTTTCCATTTGTCTTTCAGACTTGTCCGTGCTTCGGACCTGCGTGGCCGTGGTGGCGAAGGGTTTCTCCGAGGCGGCGTTCACCACCGCCTTCCTCGATTCGGCCGAGCTATTCCCCACCGTCCTTCGGTAAGACCGCCGAGGCCGACTCCTTCAATTGCCTTGGTGGGCTTTGCATCCGCCGACGGCCATAGATGCTAAATCCAGTCCAGAAAACCTCCCACAGCTTGAATTTAGGCACGGGTGCTTCTGCTCAAGCGGCAGGTAAACAAACTCATATGAATGCATAGTTATGATAAAGGAGTTTGTATAGCTGCCGGCTAAGTGGAAGCAGCTGTGGCTAATGTGGCTAAAGGCAAACTGTTTGTGGAGCTGGATTTGCCATCCGTGCAGACGGCCTCTGCGACACGGAAGTAACTTTGTTACATCTCGTTAGCGTGGCCTTAGTGTCTGTGTTAGGCACGTCAAAAGTTGGTTTCTGCTTAGCTGATGTCGCTAACACGTTAGCCACAAGTGAGCTAAAGGAAGAGGCTTTCATTGGACAGGCAGTGCGGAATGGGTTACACTTCCTGTCTGAGTCGCATCCGGAGCTCGCTGGCCCCGATGGTCATTCTCCTGGAGGACACTTGGCTCTTCCTGCCGCCGCTCATCTTTTCCGCCACGGGAATACTCAGCGGCGCGCTGGTCTTCCTACTGCCCGAGACGCTCAACGTGTGCCTGCCGGACAACATTCTAGACGTGGAGGAGGGAAGGTAGGCCGCAGATAGGAACTAATATCAACAATGTGCCCTTGCGCTGCCCCCTGCAGTCCAATGGCGGCACCGCACATTTCAGGAAGTCCTTTTTTTGGTCTTCAGACACAGAAAGTCGGAGCCTGGCGACCGCTCTCGTCGTCTGGAGATGAGTGGCCACAGCGCCGCGATGCAGGATTAGCACGTTGGCATCCCGAGAGCGAACCCGAGAGCGAACCCGAGAGCGAACCCGAGCGGTGGCGGATCAACCACTTGGATTGGCTGACGCTCGTCATTCCAATTCTGTCCGAAATAACTTTTGTCTGTAACTTTTCATAGCCACGGTTTCGAAGTGCTTTTTGATCTTTGTAGATCGGACGTCCTCCCTTTCGGAGCACCTCGAGTTGAACATTTCATAGCCTTTCATTTGGTTTTGCCCTCGGAACGAGGAGATTTCTTTGTTTcataaatatctgccttggcggCCAACCCGTCTCAGCTTGTCAGATGTTTGgggtgcatttttgttgttctcTCATTTTGCTGGCTTTCAGCGTTTGGCTAATCCGTGTAGAAACGTACTTGCCGCTTTCATGAAATCTTCTTATTCGCTGCGTGAATAAGCTGCCTTTTTTCTGCTTCCATAGCAACATAGTTCAGCGCTTGTATTTTCAGGACTGTTTCCAACATCCGAGTGTCACACCAAACGGGTGACGCCGTTTAATTTTGCACCTCATTTGAAGCATGACAAAAACTGCGGGAGTTTTCCGTTGCACTTTTGCTCATTTATTACAAATGAATCCTCAATCAGAATGAGATTTTTTGAGCTGAAATGTTCAACTGCAAAACTTTGTCTCACACATAAACTTAGGGTCTTCCTTTCAAGTTATACGTCATTGGTTTAATACCAATTTGGAGGGTAGCAGACGGTGAGTACTCAAGAGGTGAATATTTGTTCTGGTTAGAAAATGGTGTTTTGTAACATCCCTCGCGTAAATAATCGGAAGagttttcatcaggaaaagtaCGATTCCCACCTCCTGTTGAGCTCTGTGAGTTTGGTGAAGGTCAGCGAAGGTCAGCGAAGGTCATGTGGCTCTTTGGCGTTAGCTGCTATTCCGGACCTGGCCAACTTGCTAGCTTGTATTTTTACCTTGTTTGGTGGCAGTTCACCACCAGCCCACTGATAAGCCCCCCACTCGGCAGCCATCTTTAGAACCTTATCTACTCGCTTAAGAGCGCTTATCATACCCCCCGTTCCCATCCCATCCCCGTCCTCATCCCCGTCCGCTCCCGCGACGGCGCTAACACGTCTACCTTCTGATTATGAAGGTTATTAGCgccatcttgttttgttttcaagccTTCCCTTCACAGCGGAGACCGTTTTGATTGCCGTTCTGTTTTATGTACGTGACAAACACGGGTGGGGGGGAATGGGGGGGTACGCTCTTGGCTCCGCCCAATGACATCAGCAACGTGTCGGGCCGTAGGCTGCTTCAGTCTTGGGCATCTTCTCGTCCGCTTCACATCTTCTCTTCGTCTCGATCGACTGGCCTCGGGGTTCGGGGAAAGGAGCATCCAGAATTCTTCAAGGTTTTCATCCAAAATCCTGAAAGGTTCGGAAGGTAAGTTTGCCCAAAGACAAAATCAACCTTGAAGCAAAACACGTCGGTGTTGCTTCAATTTCTGTTCGATTTGAAGTGTGCTCATCTTCTTTATCAGCTGTCCGGCCGCTCGTGCTCGTAAATTGACCTCGTCTGGGTTGGCACCTTGCAACCCGCAATGTGGCTCTCTGATGCTTCTGCCGTGGCTCGCTGGGCTCGTGGGAAAGTTTCATTTCAAAGACTTTGTCTTGGAGTGAGTTAGCTTTTCAaatggaatttttcatttgccATTTGGCAGGTAGCCGGCCGTTCTTTCTCCGTCAGCGGCCCAAGCGGACCGTGCGGTTTTCCCGTCCACACGTTCGCTCTCAGCACGCCACTGAGAGTCCGCGTGACGGAACGATGACAACACAGGCGCCGTTTTTGGTTGGCTGCAGACGGACTGCTTAAGTTCGCCTTTCGTTTCGTGAACGGCGACCGCGTGAactcaaatgatttgatttgaaaatattCTTTTTTCAGAGTTCACAATGTTTAGcttacaaacacaaataaaaactgcACTTTGTTTGTAGCAGCTCGTTGATTTTATTCATGGAATATAgtaaaaaagtcaaaaacaaaacaaaagtggtgTTATTGTCACTTTGGATCCCAAAGGGTTTTTGTGACTCCCAGTGGATTTCTTATTAATTTTTTCTGTGTGACAAGGTCCGAATGTCTCTTCGGTTGCCAAAGCCGTGCCCGAGAGGTTTGCCAATCGATGAGCGCGACCGGATGGCGAGAGAAAGATTCATggccataaaatccaaaatgcgCTGGCAATTACTTTCATATTTTCTGATCATTTATagctgtttttttggggggtcattaaaggaatacttgactcatgGAGCCATTTTCAGATATTTGTTCTGTAGTTAATGTGCTAGCTTCATTATTttgcatgtacaattaatacctttaaatatTAATCTTCCCACTTCACCTGAGCTGAGGAAATATGTAACGACCAATGACGGCTCCGTTTGCTGACCAAAaccagaaaacagctgagccgcGACGGGTTTTTCCTCACTatgggtgatgtcatctttagtcgacagcaaaatgtgattttaaagtgtacctgaaaaataatgaagttatcaaattcattctggacaaaatatgaactttttgctgctgagaATACGCCTTTAAGCGATGTTTCATTTAATTGACATGCGAGATGTCGACTTATGAGCCAAAAGGCATCGACTCGCTTTGGAGGAGAATGTGATCAATGGGTTGTTAGTATAAACTTACATTTCACGACATGTGCTACGGCTAGCAGAGACGGCAAATCCAGAAGGTCCAAACCCTGCCAAAGTTTGACTTTAAAGGTGCTTgtactcaaccggcaggtaaacaAAGTCTTTACGAGAAGCACCCGAGTCTAAAGACAAACTCCTTTCTTGCCATCTCTGAAAGCTACAAAAGAACCGATGATCCAAATTTGATTGTCGTCTGCTGGCGACCCGCGAGCGCATCGGGATTTCTTTTAGCAGATCCTCGTCTCATGAACAGCTTGAAGTGCACTGGACGGTTTTCCTCTCGGTTACGTTTGGTCCGATGGCCGCCGCCGGTTTTCCACGTCTTGGTCAAACTCAAAATAATTGCGGACTGCATGTCACTTGTGCACCGACGCCACTTCCTGTCTGCGTCTGAGGACCATCCGACATGGCGCCCCCGCTTCCAtgcattttttctgtttttgctttgatttcgTTTTTTCTCCGGAACTGTAGCCATGGTCAAGTCTGAAGCGTCATGGGTGTTTTCGTCGTCCAAAGTGTGTCCTCGCAGTCTGGTGAGGATTCTTGCAAAAGTGCATTGGCGACCCCCACATGTCTTTGCATCCGGCAGGCAATCGGAGGAGCGCCAACGTCTGGCAATGCATCGAGGCGGGAGATCGTGCTGGCCACTTGTTGTGTTGGCCCAGGTCTTGGCCCAAGCGGGCTCAGCGGGCGGCTCCGGCGCCGCCACCTGGAACCACACGCTGCGCAACGACACCAAATGCAGCGGCAGCAACCGGTGCAAGGACGGCGTCCTCTTGCCGCCCTGGCGGCCGGAGGACCCGGGACTCCCGGACCGCATAGCCAGGGCGGCCATTTATTTTCTGGGCTTAGCGTACATGTTCCTGGGCGTGTCCATCATCGCCGACCGCTTCATGGCCTCCATCGAGGTCATCACGTCTCAGGAGCGACAGATCACCGTCAAAAGAGCCAACGGGGAGAAGTTGCGCACCACCGTGCGCGTCTGGAACGAGACCGTGTCCAACCTGACTCTCATGGCGCTGGGTTCGTCCGCTCCGGAAATCCTGCTCTCCGTGGTGGAGATTTGTGGCCACAACTTTGACGCCGGCGAACTGGGGCCCAACACCATCGTGGGAAGCGCCGCCTTCAACATGTTTGTCATCATCGGCCTTTGCGTTTACGTCATCCCCGACGGCGAGACCCGCCGGGTCAAGCACCTCCGGGTGTTCTTCGTCACGGCCGCCTGGAGCGTCTTCGCCTACACGTGGCTCTACCTCATCCTGGCCTACTTCTCTCCGGGCGTGGTGGAGATTTGGGAGGGGCTTCTGACGCTCTTCTTCTTTCCCGTCTGCGTCAGCTTTGCATACGTGGCCGACCGCCGCCTGCTGTTCTACAAGTACGTGTACAAGCGCTACCGAGCCGGCAAGCGCAGAGGGGTGATCGTGGAGACGGAGGGCGAGCCGGAACTTGCCTCCAAAGCCGGCGTCCAAATGCCGTCTCGTGGCCGGGACCCGTTTGATGGCCGGCTGGGCTTCGAGGTGCCGGCGGAAGACGGCCAAGCGGGCTCGCTGACGCCTTTGACGCTGAAGCGCTCCGTTGAGGAGACGGAGCAGCCAATGGAGCTGGCCGCCTGCCGCGCTTTCACGCAGCAGGAGAAGAGTCGCACCTTCTACCAGCAGACAGCAGCGGGGACCGGCAACATCCCCAAGCAGGAGTCAGCCGCCGGCCCCAACCAGGAAGTCCCGCAGTGCCACTTGATGATGTCAGGAAGTGAGCAGTCCGCGAAGGTCTTCTTCCACCCTGCGAGCTACCGGTGCTTGGAGAACTGCGGCAGCGTTGCGCTCAACGTGCGTCGAACCGGAGACCTGAGCTCAACTGTCGCCGTCGACTTTCAGACGCAAGACGGCACCGCCAAAGCCGGTTCGGATTTCCGCTCCACCGAGGGAACTTTGGTGTTCCGAGCCGGTGAGACACAGAAGGAAATCCGGATCGACATTGTGGACGACGACATctttgaggaggaggagcacTTCCTGGTCCACTTAAGTGGCGTGCGGGCGGTGTCcgctggcggcggcggcgaggagaTGGACGGGGACGGCTCTCCGGGTCTGGCTTTGCCTTGCACGGCCACGGTCACCATCCTTGACGATGACCACGCGGGCGTCTTCACCTTTGAGGAAGCCGCAGTGACGGTGAGCGAGAGCATCGGCGTGATGGAGGTCAGGGTGGTCCGGACCTCTGGGGCTCGCGGAGCAGTGGCCGTGCCGTACAGGACCGTCGAGGGCACGGCCAAAGGGGGCGGCGAAGACTTTGAGGACACTCACGGCGTCCTGGA of the Vanacampus margaritifer isolate UIUO_Vmar chromosome 7, RoL_Vmar_1.0, whole genome shotgun sequence genome contains:
- the LOC144055089 gene encoding sodium/calcium exchanger 1-like isoform X11, with protein sequence MHRGGRSCWPLVVLAQVLAQAGSAGGSGAATWNHTLRNDTKCSGSNRCKDGVLLPPWRPEDPGLPDRIARAAIYFLGLAYMFLGVSIIADRFMASIEVITSQERQITVKRANGEKLRTTVRVWNETVSNLTLMALGSSAPEILLSVVEICGHNFDAGELGPNTIVGSAAFNMFVIIGLCVYVIPDGETRRVKHLRVFFVTAAWSVFAYTWLYLILAYFSPGVVEIWEGLLTLFFFPVCVSFAYVADRRLLFYKYVYKRYRAGKRRGVIVETEGEPELASKAGVQMPSRGRDPFDGRLGFEVPAEDGQAGSLTPLTLKRSVEETEQPMELAACRAFTQQEKSRTFYQQTAAGTGNIPKQESAAGPNQEVPQCHLMMSGSEQSAKVFFHPASYRCLENCGSVALNVRRTGDLSSTVAVDFQTQDGTAKAGSDFRSTEGTLVFRAGETQKEIRIDIVDDDIFEEEEHFLVHLSGVRAVSAGGGGEEMDGDGSPGLALPCTATVTILDDDHAGVFTFEEAAVTVSESIGVMEVRVVRTSGARGAVAVPYRTVEGTAKGGGEDFEDTHGVLEFDNDEICKTLRINIIDDEEYEKNKRFWVAMDEPRMLEMSHQDLWTKEERRVARSGRPTLGEHAKLEVVIEESYEFKNAVDEVLRKTRLTVLVGTTSWREQFAEAIAIGAGDGDGDGKKPPSALDYVLHFLTVFWKLLFALVPPTDYWNGWACFAVSIAVIGMLTAIIGDLASHFGCTVGLKDSVTAVVFVALGTSVPDTFASKMAASQDQYADASIGNVTGSNAVNVFLGIGVAWSIAAIYHYSQNQLFRVDPGTLAFSVTLFTIFAFICIAVLIYRRRPEIGGELGGPPLAKKATAGFFFSLWLAYIVLSSLEAYCYIPGF
- the LOC144055089 gene encoding sodium/calcium exchanger 1-like isoform X6, with the protein product MHRGGRSCWPLVVLAQVLAQAGSAGGSGAATWNHTLRNDTKCSGSNRCKDGVLLPPWRPEDPGLPDRIARAAIYFLGLAYMFLGVSIIADRFMASIEVITSQERQITVKRANGEKLRTTVRVWNETVSNLTLMALGSSAPEILLSVVEICGHNFDAGELGPNTIVGSAAFNMFVIIGLCVYVIPDGETRRVKHLRVFFVTAAWSVFAYTWLYLILAYFSPGVVEIWEGLLTLFFFPVCVSFAYVADRRLLFYKYVYKRYRAGKRRGVIVETEGEPELASKAGVQMPSRGRDPFDGRLGFEVPAEDGQAGSLTPLTLKRSVEETEQPMELAACRAFTQQEKSRTFYQQTAAGTGNIPKQESAAGPNQEVPQCHLMMSGSEQSAKVFFHPASYRCLENCGSVALNVRRTGDLSSTVAVDFQTQDGTAKAGSDFRSTEGTLVFRAGETQKEIRIDIVDDDIFEEEEHFLVHLSGVRAVSAGGGGEEMDGDGSPGLALPCTATVTILDDDHAGVFTFEEAAVTVSESIGVMEVRVVRTSGARGAVAVPYRTVEGTAKGGGEDFEDTHGVLEFDNDEICKTLRINIIDDEEYEKNKRFWVAMDEPRTIREPIGANVCLSEEDQDLWTKEERRVARSGRPTLGEHAKLEVVIEESYEFKNAVDEVLRKTRLTVLVGTTSWREQFAEAIAIGAGDGDGDGKKPPSALDYVLHFLTVFWKLLFALVPPTDYWNGWACFAVSIAVIGMLTAIIGDLASHFGCTVGLKDSVTAVVFVALGTSVPDTFASKMAASQDQYADASIGNVTGSNAVNVFLGIGVAWSIAAIYHYSQNQLFRVDPGTLAFSVTLFTIFAFICIAVLIYRRRPEIGGELGGPPLAKKATAGFFFSLWLAYIVLSSLEAYCYIPGF
- the LOC144055089 gene encoding sodium/calcium exchanger 1-like isoform X10, with translation MHRGGRSCWPLVVLAQVLAQAGSAGGSGAATWNHTLRNDTKCSGSNRCKDGVLLPPWRPEDPGLPDRIARAAIYFLGLAYMFLGVSIIADRFMASIEVITSQERQITVKRANGEKLRTTVRVWNETVSNLTLMALGSSAPEILLSVVEICGHNFDAGELGPNTIVGSAAFNMFVIIGLCVYVIPDGETRRVKHLRVFFVTAAWSVFAYTWLYLILAYFSPGVVEIWEGLLTLFFFPVCVSFAYVADRRLLFYKYVYKRYRAGKRRGVIVETEGEPELASKAGVQMPSRGRDPFDGRLGFEVPAEDGQAGSLTPLTLKRSVEETEQPMELAACRAFTQQEKSRTFYQQTAAGTGNIPKQESAAGPNQEVPQCHLMMSGSEQSAKVFFHPASYRCLENCGSVALNVRRTGDLSSTVAVDFQTQDGTAKAGSDFRSTEGTLVFRAGETQKEIRIDIVDDDIFEEEEHFLVHLSGVRAVSAGGGGEEMDGDGSPGLALPCTATVTILDDDHAGVFTFEEAAVTVSESIGVMEVRVVRTSGARGAVAVPYRTVEGTAKGGGEDFEDTHGVLEFDNDEICKTLRINIIDDEEYEKNKRFWVAMDEPRMLEMSRRKDQDLWTKEERRVARSGRPTLGEHAKLEVVIEESYEFKNAVDEVLRKTRLTVLVGTTSWREQFAEAIAIGAGDGDGDGKKPPSALDYVLHFLTVFWKLLFALVPPTDYWNGWACFAVSIAVIGMLTAIIGDLASHFGCTVGLKDSVTAVVFVALGTSVPDTFASKMAASQDQYADASIGNVTGSNAVNVFLGIGVAWSIAAIYHYSQNQLFRVDPGTLAFSVTLFTIFAFICIAVLIYRRRPEIGGELGGPPLAKKATAGFFFSLWLAYIVLSSLEAYCYIPGF
- the LOC144055089 gene encoding sodium/calcium exchanger 1-like isoform X9, which encodes MHRGGRSCWPLVVLAQVLAQAGSAGGSGAATWNHTLRNDTKCSGSNRCKDGVLLPPWRPEDPGLPDRIARAAIYFLGLAYMFLGVSIIADRFMASIEVITSQERQITVKRANGEKLRTTVRVWNETVSNLTLMALGSSAPEILLSVVEICGHNFDAGELGPNTIVGSAAFNMFVIIGLCVYVIPDGETRRVKHLRVFFVTAAWSVFAYTWLYLILAYFSPGVVEIWEGLLTLFFFPVCVSFAYVADRRLLFYKYVYKRYRAGKRRGVIVETEGEPELASKAGVQMPSRGRDPFDGRLGFEVPAEDGQAGSLTPLTLKRSVEETEQPMELAACRAFTQQEKSRTFYQQTAAGTGNIPKQESAAGPNQEVPQCHLMMSGSEQSAKVFFHPASYRCLENCGSVALNVRRTGDLSSTVAVDFQTQDGTAKAGSDFRSTEGTLVFRAGETQKEIRIDIVDDDIFEEEEHFLVHLSGVRAVSAGGGGEEMDGDGSPGLALPCTATVTILDDDHAGVFTFEEAAVTVSESIGVMEVRVVRTSGARGAVAVPYRTVEGTAKGGGEDFEDTHGVLEFDNDEICKTLRINIIDDEEYEKNKRFWVAMDEPRMLEMSRRKEEDQDLWTKEERRVARSGRPTLGEHAKLEVVIEESYEFKNAVDEVLRKTRLTVLVGTTSWREQFAEAIAIGAGDGDGDGKKPPSALDYVLHFLTVFWKLLFALVPPTDYWNGWACFAVSIAVIGMLTAIIGDLASHFGCTVGLKDSVTAVVFVALGTSVPDTFASKMAASQDQYADASIGNVTGSNAVNVFLGIGVAWSIAAIYHYSQNQLFRVDPGTLAFSVTLFTIFAFICIAVLIYRRRPEIGGELGGPPLAKKATAGFFFSLWLAYIVLSSLEAYCYIPGF
- the LOC144055089 gene encoding sodium/calcium exchanger 1-like isoform X5, translating into MHRGGRSCWPLVVLAQVLAQAGSAGGSGAATWNHTLRNDTKCSGSNRCKDGVLLPPWRPEDPGLPDRIARAAIYFLGLAYMFLGVSIIADRFMASIEVITSQERQITVKRANGEKLRTTVRVWNETVSNLTLMALGSSAPEILLSVVEICGHNFDAGELGPNTIVGSAAFNMFVIIGLCVYVIPDGETRRVKHLRVFFVTAAWSVFAYTWLYLILAYFSPGVVEIWEGLLTLFFFPVCVSFAYVADRRLLFYKYVYKRYRAGKRRGVIVETEGEPELASKAGVQMPSRGRDPFDGRLGFEVPAEDGQAGSLTPLTLKRSVEETEQPMELAACRAFTQQEKSRTFYQQTAAGTGNIPKQESAAGPNQEVPQCHLMMSGSEQSAKVFFHPASYRCLENCGSVALNVRRTGDLSSTVAVDFQTQDGTAKAGSDFRSTEGTLVFRAGETQKEIRIDIVDDDIFEEEEHFLVHLSGVRAVSAGGGGEEMDGDGSPGLALPCTATVTILDDDHAGVFTFEEAAVTVSESIGVMEVRVVRTSGARGAVAVPYRTVEGTAKGGGEDFEDTHGVLEFDNDEICKTLRINIIDDEEYEKNKRFWVAMDEPRMLEMSRRKAALLQEEDQDLWTKEERRVARSGRPTLGEHAKLEVVIEESYEFKNAVDEVLRKTRLTVLVGTTSWREQFAEAIAIGAGDGDGDGKKPPSALDYVLHFLTVFWKLLFALVPPTDYWNGWACFAVSIAVIGMLTAIIGDLASHFGCTVGLKDSVTAVVFVALGTSVPDTFASKMAASQDQYADASIGNVTGSNAVNVFLGIGVAWSIAAIYHYSQNQLFRVDPGTLAFSVTLFTIFAFICIAVLIYRRRPEIGGELGGPPLAKKATAGFFFSLWLAYIVLSSLEAYCYIPGF